A DNA window from Anastrepha ludens isolate Willacy chromosome 6, idAnaLude1.1, whole genome shotgun sequence contains the following coding sequences:
- the LOC128867994 gene encoding lysozyme P-like, producing the protein MHLYNKFFRPLVTLTFMIAVITSGTRARIYNKCALARKLHRMGMPFHELDDWMCLVEGESSFNTKAINPSNVDGSVDWGLFQINDRYWCKPSDGRPSSNSCRLPCRLLMSDDIRFSVACAKYIRRIQGFSAWVAWNNRCQGYKPSMKHCFEKNGLYYS; encoded by the coding sequence ATGcatctttataataaattctTTCGACCGCTAGTCACACTCACTTTCATGATTGCTGTAATAACCTCAGGCACGCGTGCTCGTATTTACAACAAATGTGCATTGGCTCGAAAACTTCATCGCATGGGCATGCCTTTTCACGAGCTGGACGATTGGATGTGTCTGGTTGAGGGTGAGAGCTCCTTTAACACCAAAGCTATAAATCCATCGAACGTGGATGGTTCCGTCGATTGGGGCCTTTTTCAAATCAACGATCGTTACTGGTGCAAGCCGTCAGATGGACGGCCATCTTCTAATTCATGCCGTCTGCCCTGTCGTCTTTTGATGAGTGATGATATCCGCTTTTCCGTAGCTTGTGCCAAGTATATTCGCCGAATTCAGGGTTTCAGCGCATGGGTTGCTTGGAATAATCGTTGCCAGGGCTATAAACCGAGTATGAAGCATTGTTTCGAAAAGAATGGACTGTACTACAGTTGA
- the LOC128867496 gene encoding piggyBac transposable element-derived protein 3-like isoform X1, whose amino-acid sequence MMMKDVNENDPPLVEEMVEEQESQSRVPCGAIFSTLLDKRKLIWKKRNMELDEDKITFLGRSAFPIEISQLETPYQCFKYFLDDDFIQKIVDQTNLYIKQKDTNSKITYTALDIKKFFGILLFMSVQRFPNTRSYWSPAFGYGPVLSTMPVNKFERMKLSLHFQNNDDHKPVGHPNHDRLFKIRPVIEHLRAKFSTVPMEQRLSVDEQMCATKVAHFLKQYLPNKPHKWGFKLYVLCDLSGYAHTFELYSGQENTGRPEGEPDIGATGNVVIRLLRDVPRYQNHIIYFDNFYTSLPLVHYLAKQGILSVGTVQQNRIPNSKLPDKREFMKKSVPRGSHVERTSTFDGVGMSCVTWKDNKMVTLLSTYVGSTPVSSVTRYDKAKKEKVEIPCPKIVLEYNKHMGGVDLMDSFLGRFHIPLRSKKWYLRIFFHLLDLTVINSWIIYKKMQSFEI is encoded by the coding sequence ATGATGATGAAGGATGTTAACGAAAATGACCCTCCTCTTGTTGAAGAAATGGTGGAAGAACAAGAAAGCCAAAGCAGAGTTCCTTGTGGTGCTATTTTCAGCACATTATTGGACAAAAGAAAACTGATTTGGAAAAAGAGAAACATGGAATTAGATGAGGATAAAATTACATTCTTAGGCAGGTCAGCCTTTCCTATAGAAATATCCCAGCTTGAAACTCCATACcaatgtttcaaatattttttggatgatgattttattcagaaaattgttgatcaaactaatttatatatCAAGCAAAAAGATACCAACAGCAAAATAACTTATACTGCGTTAGATATCAAGAAGTTTTTTGGGATATTATTATTCATGTCTGTGCAAAGATTTCCAAATACCAGATCATATTGGTCTCCTGCCTTTGGTTATGGTCCAGTTTTATCCACTATGCCAGtcaacaaatttgaaagaatGAAGCTCTcattgcactttcaaaataatgATGATCACAAACCTGTTGGCCATCCCAATCATGACAGGTTATTTAAAATACGTCCAGTTATTGAGCACCTCAGAGCAAAATTTTCTACTGTACCAATGGAGCAAAGATTATCAGTCGATGAGCAGATGTGTGCCACAAAAGTGGctcattttttgaaacaatatcTGCCTAATAAACCCCACAAATGGGGGTTTAAATTGTATGTACTGTGTGATTTATCAGGATATGCTCATACATTTGAATTGTATTCAGGACAGGAAAATACAGGAAGACCAGAAGGAGAGCCTGATATAGGAGCCACAGGGAATGTAGTCATTCGTTTGCTAAGAGACGTGCCAAGATATCAAAATCACATAATTTACTTTGACAATTTTTACACATCATTGCCCCTGGTTCATTATTTAGCCAAGCAAGGAATTCTATCAGTgggtactgtacaacaaaatcGGATACCTAACTCAAAATTACCAGACAAAAGGGAGTTTATGAAGAAGTCTGTACCACGAGGAAGTCATGTCGAAAGAACATCTACATTTGATGGTGTTGGTATGTCTTGTGTCACCTGGAAAGACAACAAAATGGTGACACTTTTATCAACATATGTGGGGTCAACACCAGTATCTAGTGTCACTAGGTATGACAAGGCAAAGAAGGAAAAGGTTGAAATTCCAtgtccaaaaattgttttagaatACAACAAACATATGGGGGGAGTTGATTTAATGGACAGTTTTTTGGGGAGGTTCCATATTCCTTTGAGGTCGAAAAAATGGTATTTACGCATATTCTTTCATCTACTTGATCTTACAGTCATAAATTCTtggattatttacaaaaaaatgcaatcatTCGAAATATAA
- the LOC128867496 gene encoding uncharacterized protein LOC128867496 isoform X2, with amino-acid sequence MHRNRNILTDKAIEEYLTQLEDGWLSEDGMEAEDSDDDNFPDPHYTRDEPLSILDDVNDDEGC; translated from the exons atgCATAGAAATAGG AATATTTTGACAGATAAAGCCATAGAAGAATATCTAACACAGCTGGAGGATGGTTGGCTGTCGGAAGACGGAATGGAGGCTGAAGATTCTGACGATGATAACTTTCCTGATCCTCACTATACAAGAGACGAACCTCTAAGTATATTAGATGATGTAAATGATGATGAAGGATGTTAA
- the LOC128866173 gene encoding uncharacterized protein LOC128866173 has protein sequence MASASSSSARHLFGDSKKRLCDRVGVNVNNLGSVARQVVRGSKSNEILGQTIKNFTQVDIVSDYSSQNLHKMQLILQHVDYQHEIMLDSVNHMDYLKDQVTAMER, from the exons atggcCTCAGCTTCTAGCAGTTCAGCACGCCACCTTTTTGGCGACAGCAAAAAGCGACTTTGTGACCGGGTTGGAGTGAACGTAAACAACTTGGGTTCGGTAGCACGACAGGTTGTGCGTGGTTCTAAATCAAATGAG ATATTAGGACAAACGatcaaaaatttcacacaaGTGGACATTGTGTCAGATTATAGCAgtcaaaatttacataaaatgcaGCTCATACTGCAACATGTTGATTATCAACATGAGATAATGCTTGATAGTGTAAATCATATGGATTACCTGAAGGATCAAGTGACGGCCATGGAAAGATGA